In Inquilinus sp. Marseille-Q2685, one genomic interval encodes:
- a CDS encoding I78 family peptidase inhibitor produces the protein MSTESSRRHLLGLAVAGAAGGLAAACARSQAAAPGAAEPEGPVSQAELDKLKGLMLRTVRPGEAVTMDYRADRLTVEVDAQGKILRASIG, from the coding sequence ATGAGCACCGAATCCTCCCGCCGTCATCTCCTCGGCCTTGCCGTGGCCGGTGCCGCCGGCGGCCTCGCCGCCGCCTGCGCCCGCAGCCAGGCGGCTGCGCCGGGTGCCGCCGAGCCCGAGGGGCCCGTCTCCCAGGCCGAGCTCGACAAGCTCAAGGGCCTGATGCTGCGGACCGTCCGCCCGGGCGAGGCGGTGACCATGGACTACCGCGCCGACCGCCTGACCGTGGAGGTCGACGCACAAGGGAAGATCCTGCGCGCGTCCATCGGCTAG
- a CDS encoding CGNR zinc finger domain-containing protein: MQTQAPSYAVRPPKRIGGSLSLDFVNTEAWRGDVPQRGERLTSYGELALWAGHLGILDRAGVRRLTQEAAQRPEAAAEVLATALRLRGALGRILTAPAAASAADLAVLNGVLARAPTRTGLAATKTGFTWTMTETDPLEQPLWPVVWDAAELLVSGRAERVGSCSDPDCAWVFLDTSRNRSRRWCSMADCGNRHKARRHYERVCAS, from the coding sequence ATGCAGACCCAGGCCCCCTCCTACGCGGTACGGCCGCCGAAGCGGATCGGCGGCTCGCTCAGCCTCGACTTCGTCAACACCGAGGCGTGGCGCGGCGACGTTCCGCAGCGCGGCGAGCGGCTGACGAGCTATGGCGAGCTCGCCCTCTGGGCCGGCCATCTCGGCATCCTGGACCGGGCCGGGGTCAGGCGGCTGACGCAGGAGGCGGCGCAGCGCCCCGAGGCCGCGGCCGAGGTGCTGGCGACGGCGCTGCGCCTGCGGGGCGCGCTGGGGCGGATCCTGACGGCGCCGGCGGCGGCCTCGGCGGCGGATCTCGCGGTGCTGAACGGCGTGCTGGCCCGGGCGCCGACCCGCACCGGCCTGGCGGCGACCAAGACCGGCTTCACCTGGACCATGACCGAGACCGACCCGCTGGAGCAGCCGCTGTGGCCGGTGGTGTGGGACGCGGCCGAGCTGCTGGTCTCCGGCCGCGCCGAGCGGGTCGGCAGCTGCTCCGACCCCGACTGCGCCTGGGTGTTCCTGGACACCTCGCGCAACCGCAGCCGGCGCTGGTGCTCGATGGCCGATTGCGGCAACCGGCACAAGGCGCGCCGGCACTACGAGCGGGTGTGCGCTTCCTAG
- a CDS encoding phosphoribosyltransferase yields the protein MILSPVRFRDRRDAGRRLAAALARYRDLRPVVLALPRGGVPVGFEVARALAAPLDVLLVRKIGAPGYPELGLGAVIDGADPHVVLNDAVMREVMPAPGYVEAETERQLAEIERRRRLYRGDRPAPSVAGHVVILVDDGIATGGTVTAALRGLAAAQPARLVLAVPVAPPEALETLSGLADDVVCLSAPSLFGAVGRFYQDFEQTTDEEVIGLLAEAAVPPAPSTAG from the coding sequence ATGATCCTGTCGCCGGTCCGGTTCCGCGACCGCAGGGATGCCGGCCGGCGCCTCGCCGCGGCGCTGGCCCGTTACCGCGACCTTCGGCCGGTCGTCCTGGCGCTGCCGCGCGGCGGCGTGCCGGTCGGGTTCGAGGTGGCGCGGGCCCTGGCGGCGCCGCTCGACGTGCTGCTGGTGCGCAAGATCGGCGCACCCGGCTATCCCGAGCTGGGGCTCGGCGCGGTGATCGACGGCGCGGACCCGCATGTGGTGCTGAACGACGCCGTGATGCGCGAGGTCATGCCCGCGCCGGGCTATGTCGAGGCCGAGACCGAGCGGCAGCTGGCCGAGATCGAGCGCCGCCGGCGCCTCTATCGCGGCGACCGGCCGGCCCCGTCGGTCGCCGGGCACGTCGTCATCCTGGTCGATGACGGCATCGCCACCGGCGGCACCGTCACCGCCGCCCTGCGGGGGCTGGCGGCGGCGCAGCCGGCCCGGCTGGTGCTCGCGGTGCCGGTGGCGCCGCCGGAGGCGCTGGAGACGCTGTCCGGGCTGGCCGATGACGTGGTCTGCCTGTCCGCCCCGTCCCTCTTCGGCGCCGTCGGCCGGTTCTACCAGGACTTCGAGCAGACGACCGATGAGGAGGTGATCGGCCTCCTCGCCGAAGCGGCGGTCCCTCCGGCGCCGTCCACAGCCGGTTAG
- a CDS encoding GNAT family N-acetyltransferase: MPTVDRDATLECRPVTPERLGDVEAVFAGCAEAGRCWCAFWRRERRDFRAGMRDGSNRALFRDLVEAGEPMGLLGYRDGRPVAWCGVAPRADQPRLARSRNLAPVDDVPVWSITCFVTTKAHRRTGLLRPLVAAAARLARSRGAPALEAYPIDAARPLGSGEIYTGVLRPFLDLGFREVARRSPTRPIVRLDLTKEQEDPR, translated from the coding sequence ATGCCGACAGTCGATCGTGACGCGACGCTCGAATGCCGGCCGGTGACGCCGGAGCGGCTCGGGGATGTCGAGGCCGTGTTCGCCGGCTGTGCCGAGGCCGGGCGCTGCTGGTGCGCCTTCTGGCGCCGTGAGCGCCGCGACTTCCGGGCCGGGATGCGCGACGGCAGCAACCGCGCCCTGTTCCGCGATCTGGTCGAGGCCGGCGAGCCGATGGGGCTGCTCGGCTATCGCGACGGCCGGCCCGTCGCCTGGTGCGGCGTGGCCCCGCGCGCGGACCAGCCGCGCCTGGCGCGGTCGCGCAACCTGGCGCCGGTCGACGATGTGCCGGTCTGGTCGATCACCTGCTTCGTGACGACCAAGGCCCATCGCCGCACCGGGCTGCTGCGCCCGCTGGTCGCGGCGGCGGCGCGGCTGGCGCGGTCCCGCGGCGCCCCGGCGCTGGAGGCCTATCCGATCGACGCCGCGCGGCCGCTAGGGTCGGGCGAGATCTACACCGGCGTGCTGCGTCCCTTCCTGGACCTCGGCTTCCGCGAGGTGGCGCGGCGCAGCCCGACCCGGCCGATCGTCCGCCTCGATCTCACCAAGGAACAGGAGGACCCGAGATGA
- a CDS encoding lipopolysaccharide assembly protein LapB, with product MRRVLSSLLCLLSLERANAATMDPQDFQLCVGQEGMPDARLAACDRVLGVRELEVGQRSAAHAARGLLRLGQGDNKAAIADFSEVIAHDAQDEAALFNRGVAWRRIGETERSLVDLDAAIRLAPDDPGNYVSRALTWEARGDLDQAIEDFSAALRVDPNHIPAYHDRALVWDKKREWDKAIEDFTAVLRLDPKDAETYSGRGNVWLHKGDPERALADQNDAVRLDPGEANHYISRALALRALDRRDQALFDLDQAIRLDPDRARAYANRGLIFADDEDWNQAIADYSTALRLDPGYAWAYRSRARAQRKAGMPAAALDDANQAVLLAPKDAEAYVERGLIHEDQESWGDAEADYTRALGLAPQSSDVLFARARTRLYLHDEPGAVEDLTEAIRIDPDDGDLFSMRGLAYRRLSDMDKALADYNEAIRLDPDDVDTYNNRGFAYKAMGRLNEAMQDFDRVIRLRPTYGLAYYNRGYLWKAMGRIEPAIADWRKALTLDMARSITGKQKDDILAELRQLGVSPADPGTGPE from the coding sequence ATGAGGCGCGTACTCAGTTCCTTGCTTTGCCTGCTGTCGCTGGAACGTGCCAACGCGGCCACCATGGATCCCCAGGATTTCCAACTGTGCGTCGGTCAGGAAGGAATGCCCGATGCAAGGCTGGCGGCCTGCGATCGCGTGCTGGGCGTCCGCGAACTGGAAGTGGGCCAACGGTCCGCGGCCCATGCGGCGCGTGGGTTGCTGCGCCTGGGACAAGGCGACAATAAGGCGGCCATCGCCGACTTCAGCGAAGTGATTGCGCATGACGCCCAGGACGAGGCCGCGCTGTTCAACCGCGGCGTCGCCTGGCGCAGAATCGGCGAGACCGAGCGTTCGCTTGTCGATCTCGATGCCGCCATCCGGCTCGCCCCGGATGACCCGGGGAACTATGTGTCCCGCGCCCTGACCTGGGAAGCGCGCGGCGATCTCGACCAGGCCATCGAGGACTTCTCGGCCGCGCTGCGTGTCGATCCGAACCACATCCCCGCCTATCACGACCGGGCGTTGGTCTGGGACAAGAAGCGCGAATGGGACAAGGCGATCGAGGATTTCACCGCCGTCCTCCGGCTGGATCCGAAGGATGCCGAGACCTATTCGGGCCGCGGCAATGTCTGGCTGCACAAGGGCGACCCGGAACGCGCGCTGGCCGACCAGAACGACGCGGTCCGGCTCGATCCGGGAGAGGCAAACCACTACATTAGCCGTGCACTGGCCTTGCGTGCCCTGGACCGGCGCGACCAGGCATTGTTCGACCTCGACCAGGCGATCCGGCTCGATCCGGATCGGGCGCGCGCCTATGCCAATCGCGGCCTGATATTCGCCGACGACGAAGATTGGAACCAGGCGATCGCCGACTACAGCACGGCATTGCGCCTGGATCCCGGCTACGCCTGGGCCTACCGGTCGCGCGCAAGGGCGCAACGCAAGGCGGGGATGCCAGCGGCCGCACTGGACGATGCCAACCAGGCGGTCCTGCTCGCCCCGAAGGATGCCGAAGCCTACGTCGAGCGCGGCCTGATCCATGAGGACCAGGAGAGCTGGGGCGACGCCGAGGCCGACTACACGCGAGCGCTTGGCTTGGCACCCCAATCGAGCGACGTGCTCTTCGCCCGTGCGCGCACCCGCCTGTACCTGCACGACGAGCCCGGGGCCGTGGAAGACCTAACCGAAGCCATACGCATCGACCCGGACGACGGCGACCTGTTCTCCATGCGTGGCCTGGCCTACCGCCGGCTGAGCGATATGGACAAGGCCCTGGCCGATTACAACGAAGCCATCCGGCTCGATCCGGACGATGTCGACACCTACAACAACCGGGGATTCGCCTACAAGGCGATGGGCAGGCTCAACGAAGCCATGCAGGACTTCGATCGCGTGATCCGACTGCGCCCGACCTATGGCCTAGCCTATTACAATCGTGGCTATCTCTGGAAGGCCATGGGCCGGATCGAGCCCGCCATCGCCGACTGGCGCAAGGCCCTGACACTCGATATGGCGCGTTCGATCACAGGAAAGCAGAAGGACGACATCCTTGCCGAGCTTCGCCAGCTCGGCGTCTCGCCCGCAGACCCGGGCACCGGGCCCGAATAG
- a CDS encoding GNAT family N-acetyltransferase, which produces MDIRLRPIAESELAVFTATATDPAHAEAVRHYAEDLLGKGAMRLDWCFLAEQGGAPVGRIAFWALPGAAAPSDIVLFDLPWPAPEADAIGAAMLGQAAGWARSLGARALGHVLDTPMQAPQWQAEPERRKALLTDNGFEIRRETFRFEFDPAAPIPAPADGLVFRSMAEVGEAAFRAASERVTRGTLDRRIGDDDIFADLQGLQHEPGWWELAYEPDGALVGLVMPALAPSMATIGYVGVVPERRGRGHVHALLARGTATLARIGRRPVRADTDTRNMPMADAFRRAGWRDFAIRTEFERPLSPAAVA; this is translated from the coding sequence GTGGACATCCGCCTGCGCCCGATCGCCGAGTCCGAACTCGCCGTCTTCACCGCCACCGCCACCGACCCGGCCCATGCCGAGGCGGTGCGGCACTATGCCGAGGACCTGCTGGGCAAGGGCGCGATGCGCCTGGACTGGTGCTTCCTGGCCGAGCAGGGCGGCGCACCCGTCGGCCGCATCGCCTTCTGGGCTCTGCCCGGGGCGGCGGCGCCCAGCGACATCGTGCTGTTCGATCTGCCCTGGCCGGCGCCGGAGGCCGATGCGATCGGCGCCGCGATGCTGGGGCAGGCGGCCGGGTGGGCGCGGTCGCTCGGCGCCCGGGCGCTCGGCCATGTGCTCGACACGCCGATGCAGGCGCCGCAATGGCAGGCCGAGCCGGAGCGGCGAAAGGCGCTGCTGACAGACAACGGCTTCGAGATCCGGCGCGAGACTTTCCGGTTCGAGTTCGACCCCGCCGCTCCGATCCCGGCGCCCGCCGACGGCCTGGTGTTCCGGTCGATGGCGGAGGTCGGCGAGGCGGCGTTCCGGGCTGCGTCGGAGCGGGTCACACGGGGCACGCTCGACCGCCGCATCGGCGACGACGACATCTTCGCCGATCTGCAGGGGCTGCAGCACGAGCCGGGCTGGTGGGAGCTGGCCTACGAACCGGACGGGGCGCTGGTCGGGCTGGTGATGCCGGCGCTGGCGCCCAGCATGGCCACGATCGGCTATGTCGGCGTGGTGCCGGAGCGGCGCGGGCGCGGCCATGTCCACGCGCTGCTGGCGCGCGGCACGGCGACGCTGGCCCGCATCGGCCGACGGCCGGTCCGGGCCGACACCGATACCCGCAACATGCCGATGGCCGATGCCTTCCGCCGGGCCGGGTGGCGCGACTTCGCGATCCGCACGGAGTTCGAGCGTCCGCTCAGTCCTGCGGCTGTGGCGTGA
- a CDS encoding DMT family transporter, whose product MSIAKPAAPPPMGIADWLLLIALSLVWGGSFFFSKVAVAELPPLTIVLVRVGLAAIALLPVLRLAGLSMPRDRRIWMAFFGMGVLNNLIPFCLIVWGQTRIGSGLAAILNATTPLFTVLVAHVLTVDEKLTPKRLSGVLLGLAGVVVLIGPQVLGGLGGEVTAQLAILGAALSYAFAGIFGRRFRGLPPMVTATGQVGATSLMMLPIVCLVDRPWTLPMPSGATLLSLGGLALLSTSLAYVLYFKLLARVGATNTVLVTLLIPPSAMLLGHLVLGEVLAGRAWAGMALIGLGLIALDGRLFARVWRVIDRSPGRTASS is encoded by the coding sequence ATGAGCATCGCCAAACCCGCAGCCCCGCCCCCGATGGGAATCGCCGACTGGCTGCTGCTGATCGCCCTGTCGCTGGTCTGGGGCGGATCCTTCTTCTTCTCGAAGGTCGCGGTGGCCGAGCTGCCGCCGCTGACCATCGTCCTCGTCCGGGTCGGGCTGGCGGCCATCGCGCTGCTCCCGGTGCTGCGCCTGGCCGGCCTATCGATGCCGCGGGACCGTCGGATCTGGATGGCCTTCTTCGGCATGGGCGTCTTGAACAACCTGATCCCGTTCTGCCTGATCGTCTGGGGCCAGACCCGGATCGGCAGCGGCCTCGCTGCGATCCTGAACGCCACCACGCCCTTGTTCACCGTGCTGGTCGCCCATGTGCTGACCGTGGACGAGAAGCTGACGCCGAAGCGCCTGTCCGGGGTGCTGCTGGGCCTCGCAGGTGTCGTGGTGCTGATCGGGCCTCAGGTGCTGGGCGGGCTCGGCGGCGAGGTGACGGCGCAGCTCGCGATCCTCGGCGCCGCCTTGTCCTATGCCTTCGCCGGCATCTTCGGCCGCCGCTTCCGGGGCCTGCCGCCCATGGTCACCGCCACCGGCCAGGTCGGCGCCACCAGCCTGATGATGCTGCCCATCGTCTGCCTGGTCGACCGGCCCTGGACCTTGCCGATGCCGAGCGGGGCGACGCTGCTGTCGCTGGGCGGCCTGGCGCTGCTCAGCACCTCTCTCGCCTACGTCCTCTACTTCAAGCTGCTGGCCCGGGTCGGCGCCACCAACACGGTGCTGGTGACGCTGCTGATTCCGCCCAGCGCCATGCTGCTCGGGCACCTCGTCCTGGGCGAGGTCCTGGCCGGCCGTGCCTGGGCCGGTATGGCACTGATCGGCCTCGGCCTGATCGCGCTGGACGGGCGGTTGTTCGCTAGGGTGTGGCGCGTGATCGACCGATCGCCCGGTCGGACCGCCTCGTCCTAG
- a CDS encoding cupin domain-containing protein, with product MNPVIDRHEWAEDPERWHGEIQLGRHGANVSVIFFDRAEPGGGPKLHRHPYPETFIIREGHALFTLGAQEILAEAGQIVVVPPNTPHKFTNPGPGPLQTIDIHENGTFITEWLE from the coding sequence ATGAACCCCGTCATCGACCGCCACGAATGGGCCGAGGATCCGGAGCGCTGGCATGGCGAGATCCAGCTCGGCAGGCACGGCGCCAATGTCTCGGTGATCTTCTTCGACCGGGCTGAGCCGGGCGGCGGCCCGAAGCTGCACCGCCACCCCTATCCCGAGACCTTCATCATCCGGGAGGGCCACGCCCTGTTCACCCTGGGTGCGCAGGAGATCCTGGCCGAGGCCGGGCAGATCGTGGTGGTGCCGCCGAACACGCCGCATAAGTTCACCAATCCCGGCCCCGGCCCGCTGCAGACCATCGACATCCACGAGAACGGCACCTTCATCACCGAATGGCTCGAATGA
- a CDS encoding 3-phosphoshikimate 1-carboxyvinyltransferase, producing MDARAQGLTIKAPGRPLTGRVTPPGSKSITNRVLLLAALARGTSHLTGALKSDDTKLMAAALRAMGVTVEEPDDTSFTVTGTGRLQAPAAPLFLGNAGTATRFLTAAVTMVDGTVVVDGDAHMRKRPIGPLVQALRSLGTDIADTNGYPPVTVRGHGPFAPGRVEIDGGLSSQYISALLMAAACGTGPVEVALTGTEIGARGYVDLTVAAMRAFGAEVEQLDEATWRVRPTGYRAVDHVIEPDASAATYLWGAEVLTGGTIDLGVPAAAFTQPDAKAQALIARFPHLPPVIDGSQMQDAVPTLAVLAAFNETPVRFTGIANLRVKECDRVAALATELSRIRPGLGREEGDDLIVASDPSLAGQVLPTRIETYADHRIAMSFALAGLKIGGITILAPGCVAKTYPGYWDALASLGVTYDEVA from the coding sequence ATGGATGCGCGAGCACAGGGTTTGACGATCAAGGCGCCAGGCCGCCCGCTGACCGGCCGGGTGACCCCGCCCGGGTCGAAGTCGATCACCAACCGCGTCCTGCTGCTGGCGGCGCTGGCCCGCGGCACCAGCCACCTGACCGGCGCGCTGAAGAGCGACGACACCAAATTGATGGCGGCCGCCCTGCGCGCCATGGGCGTGACGGTGGAGGAGCCGGACGACACCAGCTTCACGGTCACCGGCACCGGCCGGCTGCAGGCTCCGGCCGCGCCGCTGTTCCTGGGCAATGCCGGCACCGCCACCCGCTTCCTGACCGCCGCCGTCACCATGGTCGACGGTACCGTGGTGGTCGATGGCGACGCCCATATGCGCAAGCGGCCGATCGGACCGCTGGTGCAGGCGCTGCGCTCGCTCGGCACCGACATCGCGGACACGAACGGCTACCCGCCGGTCACGGTGCGCGGCCACGGCCCCTTCGCGCCCGGCCGGGTCGAGATCGATGGCGGCCTGTCCAGCCAGTACATCTCCGCCCTGCTGATGGCCGCCGCCTGCGGCACCGGGCCGGTCGAGGTGGCGCTGACCGGCACCGAGATCGGCGCCCGCGGCTATGTCGACCTGACCGTGGCGGCGATGCGCGCCTTCGGCGCCGAGGTCGAGCAGCTGGACGAGGCGACCTGGCGGGTGCGGCCGACCGGCTACCGCGCCGTCGATCATGTGATCGAGCCCGACGCCTCGGCCGCGACCTATCTGTGGGGCGCCGAGGTGCTGACCGGCGGCACCATCGACCTGGGCGTTCCGGCGGCCGCCTTTACCCAGCCGGACGCCAAGGCCCAGGCGCTGATCGCGCGATTCCCGCACCTGCCGCCGGTGATCGACGGGTCGCAGATGCAGGACGCGGTGCCGACGCTGGCGGTGCTGGCGGCGTTCAACGAGACGCCGGTGCGCTTCACCGGCATCGCCAATCTCCGGGTCAAGGAATGCGACCGCGTCGCCGCGCTGGCGACCGAGCTGTCGCGCATCCGCCCGGGCCTGGGCCGCGAGGAAGGCGACGACTTGATCGTGGCCTCGGATCCCAGCCTGGCCGGCCAGGTGCTGCCGACCCGGATCGAGACCTATGCCGACCACCGCATCGCCATGAGCTTCGCCCTGGCCGGGCTGAAGATCGGCGGCATCACCATCCTCGCCCCCGGCTGCGTGGCCAAGACCTATCCCGGCTACTGGGATGCGCTGGCCTCGCTGGGTGTCACCTATGACGAGGTGGCCTGA
- a CDS encoding LysR substrate-binding domain-containing protein: MPPSPLPSTTALRVLAALVEHGSASEAAKSVNLTQSAVSKQLRSLEEIAGLPLFTRTGRGLVPTEAGRIFVTQARIALGALETAAGRIAALRGSPNAIRLHVLPILGDRWLVPRLSLLAKARPELEVQFTTQATGDTIEEADGVFRFGEGDWPGQQADYLFGRNVALVGAPSLLSRMGGIQTAEDVRRYTVLDHRHTPLRWSEFAEAQGLSEFAPAHMVHFGFYALVIRAAIAGQGLALVPRCLIGEELLTGRLVNPAGLGFHSRHGYWFTVPADRSPRPGLIAFRDWLLGEARMLGPGM, encoded by the coding sequence ATGCCGCCGAGCCCCCTGCCCTCCACCACCGCTCTGCGCGTCCTGGCCGCGCTGGTCGAGCACGGCTCGGCCTCGGAGGCGGCGAAGAGCGTGAACCTGACCCAGAGCGCGGTCAGCAAGCAGCTGCGCAGCCTGGAGGAGATCGCCGGTCTGCCGCTGTTCACCCGCACCGGCCGCGGCCTGGTGCCGACCGAGGCCGGGCGGATCTTCGTCACCCAGGCCCGGATCGCGCTGGGGGCGCTGGAGACCGCGGCCGGGCGGATCGCGGCGCTGCGCGGGTCGCCCAACGCCATCCGGCTGCATGTCCTGCCGATCCTGGGCGACCGCTGGCTGGTGCCGCGCCTGTCGCTGCTGGCCAAGGCACGGCCGGAGCTGGAGGTGCAGTTCACCACCCAGGCGACCGGCGACACGATCGAGGAGGCGGACGGCGTGTTCCGCTTCGGCGAGGGCGACTGGCCGGGCCAGCAGGCGGACTACCTGTTCGGTCGCAACGTCGCGCTGGTCGGGGCGCCGTCGCTGCTGTCCCGGATGGGCGGCATCCAGACCGCCGAGGATGTGCGCCGCTACACCGTGCTGGACCACCGCCACACGCCGCTGCGCTGGAGCGAGTTCGCCGAGGCGCAGGGGCTGTCTGAGTTCGCCCCGGCGCATATGGTGCATTTCGGCTTCTACGCGCTGGTGATCCGCGCTGCGATCGCCGGCCAGGGCCTGGCCCTGGTGCCGCGCTGCCTGATCGGCGAGGAATTGCTGACCGGGCGGTTGGTCAATCCGGCCGGCCTGGGCTTCCACAGCCGCCACGGCTACTGGTTCACCGTGCCGGCGGATCGGTCGCCGCGCCCCGGCCTGATCGCCTTCCGCGACTGGCTGCTGGGCGAAGCTCGGATGCTCGGGCCGGGGATGTAG
- a CDS encoding VOC family protein, producing the protein MQFHQGRLIDHVHLVVRDLEASKRFYAAALASVGRAITHEGPGFFASDELFVSQGDAVSHVHLAFQAADRETVHRFHAAALEAGGRDNGGPGERHYHPGYYGAFALDPDGNNIEAVHHGPATRSAESVVISAGT; encoded by the coding sequence ATGCAGTTCCATCAGGGCCGCCTGATCGATCATGTCCATCTGGTGGTGCGCGACCTGGAGGCCAGCAAGCGCTTCTACGCCGCGGCGCTGGCCTCGGTCGGCCGCGCCATCACCCATGAAGGACCGGGCTTCTTCGCCTCGGACGAGCTGTTCGTGAGCCAGGGCGACGCCGTCAGCCATGTCCACCTGGCCTTCCAGGCGGCGGACCGAGAGACCGTCCACCGCTTCCACGCCGCGGCGCTCGAGGCCGGCGGCCGCGACAATGGGGGGCCGGGCGAGCGGCACTACCATCCGGGCTATTACGGCGCCTTCGCGCTCGACCCCGACGGCAACAACATCGAGGCCGTGCATCACGGTCCGGCAACGCGCTCGGCCGAATCCGTCGTGATCTCGGCCGGGACCTGA
- a CDS encoding multicopper oxidase family protein produces the protein MITRRRFLSGAATASALGMLAGALPRFARASAPAELTITTRSLDVAGRPATVFGILRPDGGQGLHAIAGQDFRLRLTNALDEPSLVHRHGLTPPWRQDGVPGVTQDPLPAGAGIDYGFPLARPGTNWMHSHLGLQEQGLLAAPLIVADPAETGLDEQEVVLMLHDFSFRDPAEIMAGLRGGQGHGMAGMDHGAHGMAGSSQGMAGMDHSAHGTGTGNARPGMQHDMPGGMAMDLNDVEYDAYLANDRTLADPEVVRVERGGRVRLRIINGAAATNFHIDLGAAEGTLVAVDGMPVAPAAGRRFPIAIAQRLDIRVTVPAGRALPVLALREGDRQRTGLVLAAPGAAIARIADLGDDASAPLDLALEARLQAAEPLAARAVDRTIPVVLGGDMASYVWTLNGKVHGQDTPLAVRRGERVAIAMTNPSMMAHPMHLHGHHFQVVAIDGRPLSGARRDTVLVPPGKTVTVAFDADNPGRWAFHCHHLYHMEGGMMTTVEYEGVA, from the coding sequence GTGATCACCCGCCGCCGTTTCCTGTCCGGTGCCGCCACAGCATCCGCCCTCGGCATGCTGGCCGGCGCCCTGCCCCGCTTCGCCCGGGCCTCCGCGCCGGCCGAGCTGACCATCACCACCCGCAGCCTCGACGTCGCCGGACGGCCGGCGACCGTGTTCGGCATCCTGCGGCCGGATGGCGGCCAGGGCCTGCACGCCATCGCCGGCCAGGATTTCCGGCTGCGGCTGACCAACGCGCTCGACGAGCCGTCGCTGGTGCATCGGCACGGCCTGACCCCGCCCTGGCGCCAGGACGGGGTGCCGGGCGTGACCCAGGACCCGCTGCCGGCCGGCGCTGGCATCGACTACGGCTTCCCGCTGGCGCGGCCGGGCACCAACTGGATGCACTCCCATCTCGGGCTGCAGGAACAGGGCCTGCTGGCGGCGCCGCTGATCGTCGCCGACCCGGCCGAGACCGGGCTGGACGAGCAGGAGGTGGTGTTGATGCTGCACGACTTCAGCTTCCGCGACCCGGCCGAGATCATGGCAGGGCTGCGCGGCGGCCAGGGCCACGGCATGGCCGGGATGGACCATGGCGCCCACGGCATGGCCGGAAGCAGCCAGGGCATGGCCGGGATGGATCACAGCGCGCACGGCACGGGCACCGGAAACGCCAGGCCGGGAATGCAGCACGACATGCCGGGCGGCATGGCGATGGACCTGAACGACGTCGAATACGACGCCTACCTGGCGAACGACCGCACCTTGGCCGACCCGGAGGTGGTGCGTGTCGAGCGCGGCGGCCGGGTGCGGCTGCGCATCATCAACGGCGCCGCGGCGACCAACTTCCACATCGATCTCGGCGCCGCCGAGGGCACGCTGGTGGCCGTCGACGGCATGCCGGTGGCGCCGGCCGCCGGAAGGCGCTTCCCGATCGCGATCGCCCAGCGGCTGGACATCCGCGTCACCGTCCCGGCCGGCCGGGCGCTGCCGGTGCTGGCGCTGCGCGAGGGCGACCGGCAGCGCACCGGGCTGGTGCTGGCCGCACCGGGGGCCGCGATCGCCCGCATCGCCGATCTCGGCGACGACGCATCGGCGCCGCTCGACCTGGCGCTGGAGGCACGGCTGCAGGCGGCGGAGCCGCTGGCTGCACGGGCCGTGGACCGGACCATCCCGGTGGTGCTGGGGGGCGATATGGCGAGCTATGTCTGGACCTTGAACGGCAAGGTGCACGGCCAGGACACGCCGCTGGCGGTGCGGCGGGGCGAGCGGGTGGCGATCGCCATGACCAACCCGTCGATGATGGCCCATCCGATGCATCTGCACGGCCACCATTTCCAGGTGGTGGCGATCGACGGCCGGCCCCTGTCCGGCGCCCGGCGCGACACGGTGCTGGTGCCGCCGGGCAAGACCGTGACCGTCGCCTTCGACGCCGACAACCCCGGCCGCTGGGCGTTCCACTGCCACCACCTGTATCATATGGAGGGCGGCATGATGACGACGGTGGAGTACGAAGGCGTGGCCTAA